One Cupriavidus taiwanensis DNA window includes the following coding sequences:
- a CDS encoding sigma-54 interaction domain-containing protein, with protein sequence MPVTASTSRRSNAAPASSHAGTAPASEPAPRRAVPSQVSLLWESTSPAMQRLLAQIERVAPTDVTMLAVGESGSGKEVVARAVHERSARRNGPFIAVNCGAIQPTLIESELFGHEKGGFTGAIEQKAGYFEQAQGGTLFLDEVTEMPLEMQIKLLRVLEGRTFHRVGGDTLIATDVRILAATNRDPVEAVRGGQLREDLLYRLAVFPLHIPPLRERPDDIVPLARHFLAEYNAMERTDKSFSAGSLDRLVRYDWPGNVRELKNAVYRAFILADKVVEIGNPNLATQAPRPTTVDGVVNVRVGTTLADTQREIIMATLARFDGDKRQAARALGISLKTLYNRLDAYRSL encoded by the coding sequence GTGCCAGTGACCGCCAGTACTTCGCGGCGCAGCAACGCCGCCCCCGCTTCCAGCCACGCCGGCACCGCGCCGGCCAGTGAACCCGCGCCGCGCCGCGCCGTGCCGTCGCAGGTGTCGCTGCTGTGGGAAAGCACCTCGCCCGCGATGCAGCGCCTGCTGGCGCAGATCGAGCGCGTGGCGCCGACCGATGTCACCATGCTGGCGGTGGGGGAAAGCGGCTCGGGCAAGGAGGTGGTGGCGCGCGCGGTGCACGAACGCAGCGCCCGCCGCAACGGCCCCTTCATTGCCGTCAACTGCGGCGCGATCCAGCCCACGCTGATCGAGTCCGAGCTGTTCGGCCATGAAAAAGGCGGCTTCACCGGCGCGATCGAGCAGAAGGCGGGCTACTTCGAGCAGGCGCAGGGCGGCACGCTGTTTCTCGACGAAGTCACCGAGATGCCGCTGGAGATGCAGATCAAGCTGCTGCGGGTGCTGGAAGGCCGCACCTTCCACCGCGTCGGCGGCGATACGCTGATCGCCACCGACGTGCGCATCCTGGCGGCCACCAACCGCGACCCGGTCGAGGCCGTGCGCGGCGGCCAGCTGCGCGAAGACCTGCTGTACCGGCTGGCGGTCTTCCCCTTGCATATCCCGCCGCTGCGCGAGCGGCCCGACGACATCGTGCCGCTGGCACGCCACTTCCTGGCCGAGTACAACGCCATGGAACGCACCGACAAGAGCTTTTCGGCGGGTTCGCTGGACCGCCTGGTGCGCTACGACTGGCCGGGCAATGTGCGCGAGCTGAAGAACGCGGTCTACCGCGCCTTCATCCTCGCCGACAAGGTGGTGGAGATCGGCAATCCCAACCTGGCCACGCAGGCGCCGCGCCCGACCACCGTCGACGGCGTGGTGAACGTGCGCGTCGGCACCACGCTGGCCGATACCCAGCGCGAGATCATCATGGCGACGCTGGCGCGCTTCGACGGCGACAAGCGCCAGGCCGCGCGCGCGCTCGGCATCAGCCTGAAGACGCTCTACAACCGGCTCGACGCCTACCGCTCCTTGTAA
- a CDS encoding hybrid sensor histidine kinase/response regulator — protein sequence MSGLQAATEVRSTHVDPSAGLAPEGDALQLAQRYRRLLDAVEDCAVFELDAHGVIVAWPEPARRLFGYSAAEIAGSPLSRLHRADDVAAGLPQQWLEAAAHSGHARDEGWRVRRDGSLLRASCEMRRIDAAGLADGAAGAGFIVSCRDITVQQAAADHARLADDKLRLLAENLPCTAVCELALDGTIRSWNAGARALAGHTADEAAGQPLAWLYARQDAAAGRPQAALEAARACGQWAGEERLARKDGSLVRCATRMVLVRDAAGCPESLLWTARDLSDALRLEMLDAGNRRLQSFLAILAHELRNPLAPVRNAVEVIVLTPDTGPRVRRCAEIIDRQLRQVERLVNDLLDVGRVTAGKMKMELTPTSYNDVVSTSLEAIRPTLEASGQQLVVSLPEVSPYVRADAARLGQVLLNLLSNATKYTPRGGTVSVQVSVEPARVITTVSDTGRGLEPAALDRIFNLFAQESDAGSRSGLGIGLALARAILEAHGGAIQADSAGAGKGSTFTVILPRASARPAEPATAAPGKAPRRRVLVVDDNADSADSMAELLTLLGHEAEAVHNGQQALGVAAAFRPDCVLLDLQMPDMSGYEVLAALREALRGRAVQFLALSGRGTAEDQRRSSQAGFHAHLTKPLSIETLSRALAEPVPADPGPYKER from the coding sequence ATGTCCGGGCTGCAAGCGGCAACCGAAGTTCGCTCGACCCACGTGGATCCCTCCGCCGGCCTGGCGCCGGAGGGTGATGCCCTGCAACTGGCGCAACGCTATCGCCGCCTGCTCGATGCGGTGGAAGATTGCGCGGTGTTCGAACTCGACGCGCACGGCGTGATCGTGGCCTGGCCCGAACCCGCGCGCCGGTTGTTCGGCTACAGCGCCGCGGAGATTGCCGGCAGCCCCCTGTCGCGGCTGCACCGTGCCGATGACGTGGCCGCAGGCCTGCCGCAGCAATGGCTGGAGGCGGCCGCGCACAGCGGCCATGCGCGCGACGAAGGCTGGCGCGTGCGCCGCGATGGCAGCCTGCTGCGCGCCAGCTGCGAGATGCGGCGCATCGATGCCGCCGGCCTTGCCGATGGCGCCGCGGGCGCGGGCTTTATCGTGTCGTGCCGCGACATCACCGTGCAGCAGGCCGCCGCCGACCATGCGCGCCTGGCCGACGACAAGCTGCGGCTGCTGGCCGAGAACCTGCCCTGCACCGCGGTCTGCGAACTCGCGCTGGACGGCACCATCCGCAGCTGGAACGCGGGCGCCCGCGCGCTTGCCGGCCACACCGCGGACGAGGCGGCAGGCCAGCCGCTGGCCTGGCTCTATGCCCGCCAGGATGCCGCCGCGGGCCGCCCGCAGGCGGCGCTCGAGGCGGCGCGCGCCTGCGGCCAATGGGCCGGCGAAGAACGCCTGGCGCGCAAGGACGGCTCGCTGGTGCGCTGCGCCACGCGCATGGTGCTGGTGCGCGATGCGGCGGGGTGCCCCGAGAGCCTGCTGTGGACCGCGCGCGACCTCAGCGATGCGCTGCGGCTGGAGATGCTCGATGCCGGCAACCGCCGGCTGCAGTCCTTCCTGGCCATCCTCGCGCACGAACTGCGCAACCCGCTGGCGCCGGTGCGCAATGCCGTCGAAGTCATCGTGCTGACGCCTGACACCGGGCCGCGCGTGCGCCGCTGCGCCGAGATCATCGACCGCCAGCTGCGCCAGGTGGAGCGGCTGGTCAACGACCTGCTCGACGTGGGCCGCGTGACCGCCGGCAAGATGAAGATGGAACTGACCCCGACGTCCTACAACGACGTGGTGAGCACCAGCCTGGAAGCGATCCGCCCCACGCTGGAGGCGTCAGGCCAGCAACTGGTGGTGTCCCTGCCCGAGGTCTCGCCCTACGTGCGCGCCGATGCCGCGCGGCTGGGCCAGGTGCTGCTGAACCTGCTCAGCAACGCGACCAAGTACACGCCGCGCGGGGGTACCGTCAGCGTGCAGGTCAGCGTCGAGCCTGCGCGCGTGATCACCACGGTGAGCGATACCGGCCGGGGGCTGGAGCCCGCGGCGCTGGACCGCATCTTCAACCTGTTCGCGCAGGAGAGCGACGCCGGCAGCCGCAGCGGGCTGGGCATCGGCCTGGCGCTGGCCAGGGCCATACTGGAAGCGCATGGCGGCGCGATCCAGGCCGACAGCGCGGGCGCGGGCAAGGGCAGCACCTTCACCGTGATCCTGCCGCGCGCCAGCGCGCGCCCGGCCGAGCCCGCCACGGCGGCGCCGGGCAAGGCGCCGCGCCGGCGCGTGCTGGTGGTCGACGACAACGCCGACTCGGCCGACAGCATGGCCGAGCTGCTGACCCTGCTCGGCCACGAGGCCGAGGCCGTGCACAACGGCCAGCAGGCGCTCGGCGTGGCGGCGGCGTTCCGGCCCGACTGCGTGCTGCTGGACCTGCAGATGCCCGACATGTCGGGCTATGAAGTCCTGGCGGCGCTGCGCGAGGCCTTGCGCGGCCGCGCGGTGCAGTTCCTGGCGCTGTCGGGCCGCGGCACCGCCGAAGACCAGCGCCGCAGCAGCCAGGCGGGCTTCCATGCGCACCTGACCAAGCCGTTGTCGATCGAGACCTTGTCGCGGGCGCTGGCCGAGCCGGTGCCGGCAGACCCCGGGCCTTACAAGGAGCGGTAG
- a CDS encoding SDR family oxidoreductase: protein MKPTLKRISSQVIVLTGASSGVGLVTARKAAQQGARLVLVARSEGSLHQLAEELREQGTEVITVVADVGRHDEVGQVAHAAIERFGGFDTWINNAGVTIFGRHCDVPLEDQRRLFDTNYWGTVHGSLAAAAHLREHGGAIINMGSEAADGPMPLQSAYSASQHAIKGFTDSLRLELEQEQAPVSVTLIKPAGLETPLAMHAKNFLDVEPRLPPPLYDPALAADAILFAAENPRRELFVGAAAKAFSAAAYHAPHTFDRFMRRFMGRAQQTRHPAGPLEDNTLYGSSSGLQERTGAHTALHSCPYTTTARYPMLTTALVVGASAAVAAMVQRRRR from the coding sequence ATGAAACCCACCTTGAAGAGAATCAGCTCGCAGGTCATTGTGCTGACCGGTGCCAGCAGCGGCGTAGGGCTGGTCACCGCGCGCAAGGCGGCACAGCAGGGCGCACGCCTGGTGCTGGTGGCGCGCAGCGAGGGGTCGCTGCACCAGCTGGCGGAAGAACTGCGCGAGCAGGGCACCGAAGTGATCACGGTGGTGGCGGACGTCGGCCGGCACGATGAGGTCGGCCAGGTGGCGCATGCCGCGATCGAGCGCTTCGGCGGCTTCGATACCTGGATCAACAACGCCGGCGTGACCATCTTCGGGCGCCATTGCGACGTGCCGCTGGAAGACCAGCGGCGGCTGTTCGACACCAACTACTGGGGCACGGTGCATGGCTCGCTGGCGGCCGCGGCGCACTTGCGCGAGCACGGCGGTGCCATCATCAACATGGGCAGCGAGGCCGCCGACGGCCCGATGCCGCTGCAAAGCGCCTACTCGGCATCGCAGCATGCGATCAAGGGCTTCACCGATTCGCTGCGGCTGGAGCTGGAGCAGGAGCAGGCGCCGGTCAGCGTGACGCTGATCAAGCCCGCCGGCCTGGAAACCCCGCTGGCGATGCACGCCAAGAACTTCCTCGACGTCGAACCGCGCCTGCCGCCGCCGCTGTATGACCCGGCGCTGGCCGCCGACGCGATCCTGTTCGCCGCGGAAAACCCGCGCCGCGAGCTGTTCGTGGGCGCCGCGGCCAAGGCTTTCTCGGCGGCCGCGTACCATGCGCCGCACACCTTCGACCGCTTCATGCGCCGCTTCATGGGCCGCGCGCAGCAGACCCGCCATCCGGCCGGCCCGCTCGAGGACAACACGCTCTACGGCAGCAGCAGCGGCCTGCAGGAACGCACCGGCGCCCACACCGCGCTGCATTCCTGCCCGTACACCACCACCGCGCGCTACCCCATGCTGACCACCGCGCTGGTGGTCGGGGCCTCGGCCGCGGTTGCCGCGATGGTCCAGCGGCGGCGCCGCTAG